In the Primulina tabacum isolate GXHZ01 chromosome 7, ASM2559414v2, whole genome shotgun sequence genome, taTTTtgaatgcttcagttacaagtcatgagttgaattagtaactgtctgctggaatctcgttcttctgctgctggattctatctgctggaattttatttgctggaaaatatcaacttctgaaatattagcttgaTGCTGGAATTGTTAGTTGCTAGCTGCTGGAAATATTAACTTCTGCTGGAgttttgcattgctgctgaaatgctggaaattcgggttctcacaggttaggatcaaataaaatattcaatatATTCAATGGAGTTTGTTTTTGGATTTGTTTAAAAAAGACtaaaaaattattgaatgaaaactaaatataaaaaatttgtgattaaaaatcaaaatatatcaattttacTTGACTAAAATTATGATTACtcaaaaattgtaattttttcttATCATGTGAGAATCTACCATATTATtgcatttttttcttcttatcacGTGAGAATGCAAACATGTTATCTTTCACTATATATTGAGTTTATgtaatcaaatttcaattttattttttgtttgtatttttttaattttagttaacataaaatttcaattttaattcattattttgattatttttttaaaaaaattcacttTTTAGTGTTAACTGTATATCCGATAAAAAAATGACTAATAGAGACGTGTGTAATATCATATTAGCATTAtgtaaaattattaaattcaataATAAAAAGACATATGAGTAAGACTTTAGGAAATATTTCCGATTAAAAagattaaaattatcaaaaataaataacttTTATCTCGAGCACACACGATGAAACCATGGACAATGAAAAACGATAAGACATGGCGTAAGAGATTGACTAACTGTGAATAGATGTTAAAATTTCGGATTAAAaagattaaaattaaaaaaaaaataaagaagttAGATGactgaaattttttaatatataagaTTCTAATATATATGACAACtgattttaaaatatacaaGGTAAGACAACTGAAAATGCCCGAATAAAAaactataattattattaaaaccaaaaaaaaaaaaagaatgcaAAAGATACAGGAGTGGaccatttttcttctcaacatGTAGGTTAATTTTTCTTCTATAGTCACTCATAACATGTATTTTTAATGTGGACGAAAACGTGAAAGCAACGAAAAATCTTATAAAATATGGATAGCATGCATATACAAAAACATTattcaaatattcttaaattcttgaatttccgaattctttaatttattgcattattgttttaaaaagtgatttattttaatgaacaTTGAATTGGTAACGTGTGAGTATATGCATTGATGATCCCTCGaaattatatgaaaaaaattagCATTACCATTTCATAACTAAATTTTCGCTGTTTTTGGATTTCATAATTGTATATATGATCTCTACCAATAAAAACAAGAATATAAGAAGAAAACAATATCACATTTCATAATTAGAAATCCAATCTCACGAAATCATAATAAGCATCTGCTTTAATTTCTTCCCTCGTCGAACAGGAAAAAAGAGAAAGAGATTAACCctgataaaatatgattaataCACATCCAAACCTTaaatttttgaatatatatataatattatagcATAATCGAACTGGATTGAaagatttcaagaaaaaaaaaaaagtagttAAATCAGGTGACTTTTTCTGGTCAAAGATTTTCGGTTGACTGAGAGAGAAGTGGTTGGGTGATGGAGGACGACTTGATTTGTGGGGCTGTTCTGTTAATCCCGTGGTCCGCGGGGGACTGGATCGCTGCCCACTTCCTTTCTTCATTTTTCCCATACAGTACGAAGTACAATCCGATTATAATAAGTGCTGCACCAATTATCCTGTGCGTTCAATATAGTTTAAAAATCAAATGATAGAGTAATTTGATTTCTCTTCCATGAAAATTTGTGATCCATGTAATAATTTATcgaaaatattatatatgttgatTCGTGGATTTAACTGAATAATGAATCtcgaattaaaaaaatatttcaaaatgaagGGGAACATCATGAAATAGTAGAAGTAGAATataatgatgatgatgtgaatACCCTCCCAAGTAGAATTCCTCCCCCAAAGCCACGGAAGCCATGATTGCTACAACGAGTGTCTGAACCGGCTGGTAAACCGCCACGAACACCGGGCCACCCCTGTCGATGCACCATATCTGTACAGCGAATGCGATCCCCGAAGCCACCACTCCCTGCAATAATCATTATTTTCATGTGagccgaaaaagaaattaaaccAAATGTTAGTCATTGGTTATTGCACGGTCTTACAGCATAGAAAACGCTGAAAAGCTCAGCGCCAGAATGCACGAGCCAAGCCTGAGGATCCCTCTCGACGAATGCGGCGATCACGAGAAACTGGATGACACCGAAGAAGCACTGGCAAGACGTGAATGAGAGCCGAGCTGGGTACTTCTTGAGAACCGGTGCCTGTAAGACGAGCCAGCCGGACCAGGACAGGCAGTGGCCGATCAAGAATATGCAGCCCAATGTCCAGTTCTTGCCGTTCGCGTCACCAAGAGCCATCACCGCCGGTGCTGCCACCTCCACCCCCATGCGCAGATGGGGAGCCGGGCTGTAGATGGTGGGGCCTTTGTATAGCGTGATGACGGATGCCCCCGCCACACAGAATATTGTCCCGGCCACCTTTGAGATGCCATCTTTTCGATCCAGTCTCACCTTCTCTATCCTGAAATTGAATAACATCGCTCAAAACTTACATCGAGCAGAACAAAGCGACTTTCTTGAAACAATTTTTTGTTGAAAGTTTTGCTTGCCTGAGTAGTGCAGCCATGAGAAATGTAATAGCTGGAACTGAATT is a window encoding:
- the LOC142551610 gene encoding protein WALLS ARE THIN 1-like: MADSGGTSAVAKRMCSIPENFQLHLSMLALQFGYAGFHVVSRAALNMGISKIVFPVYRNILALFLLLPFAYFLEKKERPPLSWNLLLQFFLLAIVGITANQGFYLLGLDNTSPTFASAIQNSVPAITFLMAALLRIEKVRLDRKDGISKVAGTIFCVAGASVITLYKGPTIYSPAPHLRMGVEVAAPAVMALGDANGKNWTLGCIFLIGHCLSWSGWLVLQAPVLKKYPARLSFTSCQCFFGVIQFLVIAAFVERDPQAWLVHSGAELFSVFYAGVVASGIAFAVQIWCIDRGGPVFVAVYQPVQTLVVAIMASVALGEEFYLGGIIGAALIIIGLYFVLYGKNEERKWAAIQSPADHGINRTAPQIKSSSITQPLLSQSTENL